A region from the Haloarcula limicola genome encodes:
- a CDS encoding PstS family phosphate ABC transporter substrate-binding protein, translating to MTQDSERLSDRVSRRKFIAATGVTGAATIAGCSGGDGGDGGSTSAPDTDGSTGSGGGSATEDTDSGSESGASGPLESGGSSTVYPIMNTAASYWSANRPADDTEYWPHGEYDIETDRALASYWGGLYGFSSEDDGPPFQFTVGLSHSGTGVEKVMNGQLDIGNSSGNVEDELPERDSYEKFVDHVVGVDGQPLVVSQEIADAGVEKITGDQLKGLYKGEITNWKELGGPDREIQVLGRVKDSGTRTSFVSNVFGNPKENTQVANRYGQNQRLAQAVAQADNAISYLALAFIDTEGVAPIALEWEGTTYAYQDDQNGLDSKEYPLSRDLHCYTWDGTSKKEAAVLNMILHDFGQDTFVAPNNYFKLSKRRQEEQKKKLPEQV from the coding sequence ATGACGCAGGACTCAGAGCGGCTCTCGGACCGCGTTTCGCGTCGCAAGTTCATCGCGGCGACAGGGGTAACGGGCGCAGCGACTATCGCCGGCTGCTCGGGCGGCGACGGCGGCGACGGTGGAAGCACGAGCGCACCTGATACCGACGGCTCGACCGGTTCCGGCGGCGGGAGCGCCACGGAGGACACCGACAGCGGGAGCGAGTCCGGCGCGTCGGGGCCTCTGGAATCCGGCGGCTCCTCGACGGTGTACCCGATCATGAACACGGCGGCGTCGTACTGGAGCGCTAACCGGCCTGCCGACGACACGGAATACTGGCCTCACGGCGAGTACGACATCGAGACGGACAGGGCCCTCGCTAGCTACTGGGGCGGTCTCTACGGCTTCAGCAGCGAGGACGACGGCCCGCCCTTCCAGTTCACCGTCGGTCTCTCCCACTCCGGGACCGGCGTCGAGAAGGTCATGAACGGCCAGCTCGACATCGGCAACTCCAGCGGGAACGTCGAGGACGAGCTCCCCGAGCGAGACTCTTACGAGAAGTTCGTCGACCACGTCGTCGGCGTCGACGGCCAGCCGCTGGTCGTCTCTCAGGAGATCGCCGACGCCGGCGTCGAGAAGATCACCGGCGATCAGCTCAAGGGCCTCTACAAAGGCGAGATCACCAACTGGAAGGAACTGGGCGGCCCGGACCGCGAGATTCAGGTCCTCGGCCGCGTCAAGGACTCCGGGACCCGGACCTCGTTCGTCTCGAACGTCTTCGGTAACCCCAAGGAGAACACGCAGGTCGCCAACCGCTACGGGCAGAACCAGCGCCTGGCACAGGCCGTCGCACAGGCCGACAACGCCATCAGCTACCTCGCGCTGGCGTTCATCGACACGGAGGGGGTCGCCCCGATCGCGCTCGAATGGGAGGGGACGACCTACGCTTACCAGGACGACCAGAACGGGCTGGACTCCAAGGAGTACCCGCTCTCGCGCGACCTCCACTGTTACACCTGGGACGGCACGTCGAAGAAGGAGGCCGCGGTCCTCAACATGATACTGCACGACTTCGGTCAGGACACCTTCGTCGCGCCGAACAACTACTTCAAACTCAGCAAGCGCCGCCAGGAGGAACAGAAGAAGAAGCTCCCCGAGCAGGTCTAA
- a CDS encoding PstS family phosphate ABC transporter substrate-binding protein produces MMTDSQRVSDRISRRKFIAATGVTGAAAIAGCSSGRRNGGVPSSGGSGSSGSDGGASTNATDSAGSSGSVGPLESGGSSTVYPIVKSASSYWNANRPASDSEYWPHGEYGIETDKRLADYWGSLYGFDGSEDGPPFKLTVALSHSGTGVEKVMNGQLDIGNSSGNVRDELPERDSYEKFVDHVVGVDGQPLVVSQEIADAGVEKITGQELKDLYKGRITNWKELGGPDREIQVLGRVKDSGTRTSFVSNVFGNPKENTQVANRYGQNQRLAQAVAQANNAISYLALTFLGTAGVATIALEWEGTTYSYKDEKHGLDSKEYPLSRDLHCYTWDGTSKKEAAVLNMILHDFGQDTFVAPNNYFKLSKRRQEKQLQKLPEQV; encoded by the coding sequence ATGATGACGGACTCCCAGCGGGTATCCGACCGCATTTCGCGCCGTAAGTTCATCGCGGCGACCGGAGTAACGGGCGCAGCAGCTATCGCCGGTTGTTCGAGTGGGAGACGCAACGGGGGCGTACCGAGCAGCGGCGGATCCGGTTCGAGCGGGTCCGACGGCGGAGCCTCCACGAACGCGACCGACAGCGCGGGCAGTTCCGGCTCGGTGGGGCCGCTGGAGTCCGGCGGCTCCTCGACGGTGTACCCCATCGTGAAGTCGGCGTCGTCGTACTGGAACGCCAACCGGCCGGCCAGCGACTCCGAGTACTGGCCCCACGGCGAGTACGGTATCGAGACGGACAAGCGCCTCGCCGACTACTGGGGCAGCCTCTACGGCTTCGACGGGAGCGAAGACGGCCCGCCGTTCAAACTCACCGTCGCGCTCTCTCACTCCGGGACCGGCGTCGAGAAGGTGATGAACGGCCAGCTCGACATCGGGAACTCCAGCGGGAACGTCAGGGACGAACTCCCCGAGCGAGACTCTTACGAGAAGTTCGTCGACCACGTCGTCGGCGTCGACGGCCAACCGCTGGTCGTCTCCCAGGAGATCGCCGACGCCGGCGTCGAGAAGATCACCGGCCAGGAGCTCAAGGACCTCTACAAGGGCCGCATCACCAACTGGAAGGAACTGGGCGGCCCGGACCGCGAGATTCAGGTCCTCGGCCGCGTCAAGGACTCCGGGACCCGGACCTCGTTCGTCTCGAACGTCTTCGGCAATCCCAAGGAGAACACGCAGGTCGCCAACCGCTACGGCCAGAACCAGCGCTTAGCACAGGCCGTCGCACAGGCCAACAACGCCATCAGCTACCTCGCGCTGACGTTCCTCGGCACGGCGGGGGTCGCCACCATCGCTCTCGAATGGGAGGGGACGACCTACTCCTACAAAGACGAGAAGCACGGGCTCGACTCCAAGGAGTACCCGCTCTCGCGCGACCTCCACTGTTACACGTGGGACGGCACGTCGAAGAAGGAAGCGGCGGTCCTCAACATGATACTGCACGACTTCGGCCAGGACACCTTCGTCGCGCCGAACAACTACTTCAAACTGAGCAAGCGTCGCCAGGAGAAACAACTGCAGAAGCTACCTGAGCAGGTATAA
- the pstC gene encoding phosphate ABC transporter permease subunit PstC gives MIDDAQNSARELLLGGDATDGSAWAVGASGAALLATLAVFLVRPAIAPLVFGAFLVVTAIGWVTYQAEIARMLTLIATVLTVLTVTFITIFLFARSVPAFLEHGLGLFLIPEQNGQTRWFFWLDAVLPSGYPYWNPSSDAFSLIPMIWATVVVTLIAGAIAGPLGLFGALFIAEVASDGLREVIKPGVEVLAGIPSIVYGFIGFQVLNGFIQKSFLDDGASFLIAGVVVGVMALPTVVSVGEDALSSVPEAMGDGSIAMGATKWQTMKSISIPAAFSGISAGVILGLGRAIGETMAVAAIMASGTQFADPLFDIFDANATLTSLIATQYGSASESTIEVLFVAGVMLFVIVAGMSVVSQYIEQRMQEKLKGQQ, from the coding sequence ATGATAGACGACGCACAGAACAGCGCACGAGAACTGCTACTGGGCGGGGACGCCACGGACGGGTCCGCGTGGGCCGTCGGCGCGTCGGGAGCGGCGCTGCTGGCGACGCTCGCCGTCTTCCTCGTTCGACCGGCCATCGCGCCGCTGGTCTTCGGGGCGTTCCTCGTCGTGACCGCGATCGGCTGGGTGACGTATCAGGCCGAAATCGCGCGAATGCTGACGCTGATAGCGACGGTTCTGACGGTTCTGACGGTGACGTTCATCACTATCTTCCTCTTCGCCCGATCGGTCCCCGCGTTTCTCGAACACGGGCTGGGGCTCTTCCTCATTCCCGAACAGAACGGGCAGACGCGCTGGTTCTTCTGGCTCGACGCCGTCTTACCGAGCGGCTACCCCTACTGGAACCCATCTAGCGACGCGTTCTCGCTGATCCCGATGATATGGGCGACCGTCGTCGTCACGCTCATCGCGGGCGCGATCGCCGGCCCGCTCGGCCTGTTCGGCGCGCTCTTCATCGCCGAGGTCGCCAGCGACGGCCTCCGCGAGGTCATCAAACCCGGCGTCGAGGTGCTCGCGGGAATCCCCTCGATCGTCTACGGATTCATCGGCTTCCAGGTCCTGAACGGCTTCATCCAGAAGTCCTTCCTGGACGACGGGGCGAGCTTCCTCATCGCGGGCGTCGTCGTCGGCGTGATGGCGCTGCCGACGGTCGTCTCGGTCGGCGAGGACGCGCTGTCGAGCGTTCCCGAGGCGATGGGCGACGGGTCCATCGCGATGGGCGCGACGAAGTGGCAGACGATGAAGAGCATCTCGATCCCGGCCGCGTTCTCGGGCATCTCGGCCGGCGTCATCCTCGGTCTCGGCCGCGCCATCGGCGAGACGATGGCCGTCGCGGCCATCATGGCTTCGGGGACGCAGTTCGCCGACCCGCTGTTCGACATCTTCGACGCGAACGCCACCCTGACGAGCCTCATCGCCACCCAGTACGGGAGCGCCTCCGAGAGCACCATCGAGGTGCTGTTCGTCGCCGGCGTGATGCTGTTCGTCATCGTCGCCGGGATGAGCGTCGTCTCGCAGTACATCGAACAGCGGATGCAGGAGAAACTCAAGGGGCAACAATGA